The Salmo trutta chromosome 27, fSalTru1.1, whole genome shotgun sequence genome includes the window tgactattttcaacattgtagaatggtagtgaagacctcaaaactatgaaataacacatatggaatcatgtagtaaccaaaaaagtgttaaacaaattaaaatatatttaattttttagattcttcaaagtagccactctttgccttgatgacagctttgcacactcttggcattcactcaaccagcttcacctggaatgcttttccaaaagtcttgaaggagttcccacatatgctgagcgttTATtagatgcttttccttcactctgcgctccaactcatcccaaaccatctcaattgggttgaggttgggtgattgtggaggccaggtcatctggtgcagcactccatcactctccttctcggtcaaatagccttacacagcctggaagggtgttgggtcattgtcctgttgaaaaacaaatgattgtccccctaagtgcaaaccagatgggatggcgtatcgctgcagaatgctgtggtagccatgctggttaatgtgccttgaattctaaataaatcaccgacagtgtcaccagcaaagcacaatcacacctccaggcttcacggtggtaaccacacatgcggagatcatccgttcacctactctgcgtctcacaaagacagcggttggaaccaaaaatctcatatttggactcatcagaccaaagacagatttccaccagtctaatgtccattgctcgtgtttcttggcccaagctagtctcttcttattattggtgtccttttagtagtggtttctttgcagcaattcgaccatggaagcctgattcacgcagtctcctctgaacagtttattttgagatgtatgttacttgaactttttgaagcatttatttgggctgcaatctgaggtgtagttaactctaatgaccttatcctctgcagcagaggtaactttgggtcttcctttcctgtggcggtcctcatgagagccagtttcatcatagcgcttgatggttgttacgttatagccttattctaaaatctacacacaatactccataatgacaaagtgaaaacagttttttttttatgtttgcaaattaatttaaaatatgtaaataaggtatttctgttttttttaagtattcagaccctttgctatgagactagaaattgagctaaggtgcatcttgtttccattgatcatccttgagatgtttctacaacttgattggattccacctgtggtcaatttaattgaaaagacacacacctgtctataagtttccacagttgacagtgcatgtcagagcaaaaaccaagccacgaggttgaaggaattgtcagttGAGCTCCGAGtctggattgtgtcgaggcacagatctgaggaagggtaccaaaacatttctgcagcattgaaggtccccaagaacacagtggcctctagcATTCAGAATtggaaggagtttggaaccaccaagactcttcctacagctggccgcccggccaaactgagcaatcagggaagaagggccttggtcagggagatggccaagaacccgatggtcactctgacagagctccagagttcctctgtggagatgggagaaccttccagaaggacaactatctctgcagcactccaccaatcatgcctttatggtagagtggccagacagaagccactcctcagtaaaaggcacatgacagcccacttggagtttgccaaaaagcaccttaaggacacagaccatgagaaataagattctctgatctgatgaaaccaagattgaactctttggactcaatgctgtaatcactgtcgaagtactttgttgaagcaactgagtaaagggtctgaatacgtatgttaatgtgatatttcagttttttaattttatatatatttgctaaaatgtctaaacctgtttttgcttttggggtattgtgtgtagattaattaggggggaactatttaatacattttagaataaggctgtaacctaacaaaatgtggaaaaagtcaggggtcTAATCTAGGCCGGAGTTTAGGAAGTTGGCAGGTTGGTAGGTACTTTTACTGTGTTAGTTGCCAGGGCTGTATGGTCGTGGAGGGTATATTGTAGACGGACCACTCGATAGGCTCAACATCAATGTCTTACAGTAGTTCCATAAATCCACAACGTCCCAGAGATGTATTTTATAACAAAATAAAACAGAATACTTAGTGATGGTTGGGAAATTGTAGCCGATCAGGTTTTAATGTTATTGACCAACATGTTAGGGAAATGAATTGGCATTTAGAAGTACATTTTAGAGCAATCTATGATAGAGGTTCAATGGAACAGAACATTCTTCAGCCCTGTTCAAGCCTATACTGTCACACAAAGAGTAATTTATTCTTAATTCACAGTAGTTATCCCAGATGAACAACTGCTCGTTCAGGTTCATGTACACATGAGCTACTCTGAAACAGATTGACTATGATTTCATGGCAACCTCTGTCCAGACTGGGATTCATTTAGTGAAGGTTATCTGAGAAAGGAAACGGGACCTAGTTTGCTGTCAAACATCATTATTATCTTTAGCTtgccctggtcccagatctgtttgttgcTGTAATTGTCAAACATGTTTGGCATGATAGCACAGACTGTCACTTATTTACTGACCTTTACTGATCCATAATTCATCTCAATAATTTCCTTATTTATGTTAGCGAAGGGATTATCTGTTGGATGTACTTTATCAGAGACAACagacatacactatatattcaaaagtatgtggacaccacttcaaatcagtggatttggctatttcagccacacccgttgctggcaggtgtataaaatcgagcacacggccatgcaatctcaacatacaaacattggcagtagaatggccttactaaagagctcagtgatgttcaatgtggcaccgtcataggatgccacctttccaacaatttctgccctgctagagctacaccggtcaattgtaagtgctggtattgtgaagtggaaacgtctaggagcaacaacggctcagccgcgaagtggtaggccacacaagttcacagaatggaaccgccgagtgctgatgcgtgtgaaaatcgtctgtcctcggttgcaacactcactacctagTTCCAATCTGtctttggaagcaacgtcagcacaataactgtccATTGGCAGTTTTATGAACTGGTTTTCAATGGCCGAACAActgcacacaaacctaagatcaccatgtgcaatgccaagcatcagctggagtggtgatctgccaaatctgggtttggcagatccCAGGTGAACGCTACTTGCCCGACTGCATAGTGCccgactgcatagtgccaacCTTAACATTTGGTGGcggtggaataatggtctggttccagtgaaggtaaatcttaacgcaacagcatacagtgacattctagacgattctgtgcttccaacttttatggcagtttggggaaggccctttcctgtttcagcacgacaatgcccctgtgcacaaagtgaagtctatacagaaatggtttgttgagattggagtggaataacttgactggcctacacagagccctgacctcaaccccatcgaacacctttgggataggataaagtaatccttctaacccccccccccccccccctaaagatttagatgcactattgtaaagtggttgttccactggatatcataaggtgaatgcaccaatttgtaagtcgctctggataagagcgtctgctaaatgacttaaaatgtaaatggatgaattggaacgccgactgcgagccaggcctaattgcccaacatcagtgtccaacctttataatgctcttgtggttgaatggaagcaagtccctgcaccaatactccaacatctagtggaaagccttcccagaagagtggaggctgttatagcagcaaaggcgggaccaactccatattaatgcccatgattttggaatgagatgttcaacgagcttCAAAAGGGCTTGCTTCTCAAGTATATTTGAATAAGATTCTGTGtaatactgtatgtagcctactagTGTTTCTAACATCAGTGAACTTCCTTTGTTCGTCAGTATGTAATGTTTCGCTCTCAGTGGGACTTGTCATTTGTTAGCAGTCTGCCATTCAGTATTCCTCATGCAGGCAGAGCCCTGTGCCGGGAGAGAGCAGGTTGTgaaggagagagcgaggagaCTCACCGagtggaaagaaagaaagaagagattcCTGTGTTTGTGAGCCAGAGGGCTCACAGGGTTTGGAAGAAATGTGCAACacacgcacccccccccccccctttctggCACATGCATATAGTATTGGCATAACATTTCAACATCTTATAGCATCTTTTACACTTCAAGGTGTTAAAGTTCACACATCAAACTGTCTGTGAAATATGAACAAAAATGACATATGCACAATCTACTATGCAACTAAAAAAACATGGGGAGTGATGAACAGTTACAGGGGCCTTTTCTTTCATGTACGCCTCCTGGCAATACAGTTACAGGGGCCTTTCTTTCATGTACGCCTCCTGGCAATACAGTTACAGGGGCCTTTCTTTCATGTACGCCTCCTGGCAATACAGTTACAGGGGCCTTTCTTTCATGTATGCCTCCTGGCAATACAGTTACAGGGGCCTTTCTTTCATGTACGCCTCCTGGCAATACAGTTACAGGGGCCTTTCTTTCATGTACGCCTCCTGGCAATACAGTTACAGGGGCCTTTCTTTCATGTATGCCTCCTGGCAATACAGTTACAGGGGCCTTTCTTTCATGTACGCCTCCTGGCAATACAGTTACAGGGGCCTTTCTTTCATGTACGCCTCCTGGCAATACAGTTACAGGGGCCTTTCTTTCATGTATGCCTCCTGGCAATACAGTTACAGGGGCCTTTCTTTCATGTACGCCTCCTGGCAATACAGTTACAGGGGCCTTTCTTTCATGTACGCCTCTTGgcaatatagtaggcctagttgAAAGATACATATGACTCTGACTTGGATCGTTGGGTGTATTCCAAATGGAAGCAAATGGAaagaaacggggagggacctacctgaatttatccaatagaaactctcgttttcgTTGCAAAACGTTCTCCGTTTGGAGTAAACGGTTGCCGTTGCAAAACTTTTTGGACCAATGATTACACCTGTTTTTTGTGTGCAGGTCTTACATCGTCATTAAAAGGCAGTTATGACTTGGACATATGACCTAaagatacagtacatacaggtGTAAAACTGCTGCACAGGGTCCCCTGCCTACTGTTGTAAATTGATTTTTGataaagcttttgtaagagaatACAAAATGACTCACACAGATATCACCAGTTTCCGAAAACATGTGCTGAAGCGTATTATCCTCATtgacctcgctctctctctcttgtgttctattactttctttctctctctcatgttctatcactgtctgtctctgtttttctccAGGAGCAGGGCGAGGTGGTGGAGCAGGACAAGGTGAAGACCCTGCAATCTCAGGTGGATGGGGTGAAGGACATAATGACCCAGAATGTGGACCGGATCCTGGCCCGGGGTGAGAGGCTGGACGACCTGATGGGCAAGTCGGAGGACCTGCAGGCTGGGGTCAGTCCTACAACACTGTTCTTCCCCTCTTGTGTGCTCCTCTACTGTTTTTTTTCCAATTTTATTTCATAGTAAATCCAAATTAGGTATCCATAATTGGATTTAAAGTAGTCTATGGACTTGTGCCCCACAGTTTGGGTTTGTGTAGTGTACTTCAGTTTAAAtctaattaaatcaaatcaaacttgcaTTTAAAATTCGCAACACACTTtacagtaaaacaaaatgcattatacacacacacagtttgcaaAGCATTGGTTACTGCAAAACAATGCAAATGGTATGATTTTTGTTAGCATATTTCTAATAGCATCCCATCTCTCCCTCAGGCTCAGAACTTCAAGCACACGTCTCAGAAGGTGGCTCGTTCCTACTGGTGGAAGAACATGAAGCTGTGGGTGGTGATCGTGGTCATCGTCCTCGTCATAATCCTCATCATCGTACTGCTCGCCACTGGCGTCATCCCTACAAGTTCGCCTGCTCCCCCTCTTCCCACACCCACGAAAGCGCAATAACCCTCCATGGCGTAGACACACATTTACAGtacatcacacacacgcacatacaaacTCACATACTTGTTAGCTTGCTTACCACCTGAGCAATTTCTTTCAAGAGAAGCCCAACTTCGAGACCAACTTGGCTCATGATCAATAGCTACTGTTGACTCTACAGTTCAACAATGCGTCATCACTTTGAAATGATGCATGTTGGCTTTTATGAATAACCCTCACTTATTTGCACATTTTCTACCTTTTTCTTAAATACATCACTGTCTCAACTCTTGTACAGCTTCACACCCTCCGTCTAACCAGTCTTTGGCCATTCAAACACCATATGGTTCATTTCAAgaaaaagctctctctctctgttcaagcTCTCTGTTAATGCTAGGCCGCAAATGTTTTTCAGGAAAGACCAAAGTACTAATTAAGCGGTAGATATTGTCATTGTAGCCTatataatgttatttgtgacaCATTTCTAAATTCATGCTGGCATTTTATATGGCATTTATGGTTTCTATCCATTTGGTGTTTTGAGGGTATGTAATGTGATCCACACACAGTCAGAGGTAAGGAGTTAAGCCTccaagaggtcaaaggtcaggacAGATTTGAATGGGTGAACATGGGAGATATGAAAAGATTTGTGCTGTAGAGATGTGTGTTTGTCATGGTCATTGTTgctgatatttattttaaattgtttGTATAGTTAGTCTTTTCCCACTTTTTCACAGTATTTGAATGGGTTTTAGCTGAACTGGTTACTAGAACGGTTGTCACAGTGTTTTTGTTTTGAAAGATGGGAGAACAGATTTTCTGACTTGCAACGTTACAGTTAAAGGAAGCATCGGAGGCCATAGACGAGACATAGGCTGGTGGGaactgagagagggaaagagcgagaATGGTGGGAGACTCTGGAGAAGTGAAAGGTCTTTACACCTCTATCCATGACCTTCTGATACTCCATCATACATAACCTGCTGGAACTCTTGTCAGGACCTATGCTGGTTATCATGTTCCTTGTACCCAGGTCTTGGAAACCCTGGCTAACTCCAGTCAAGCTGCTGTGAGAGAGGGATGATTAGACAGCTAACAACTCCCCTGCTGGTCTAAACTAATGTCTAAAGCTCCTATGACTGCTGTCATGACATGGCTTAGTTACTGCCTTGTTTTAGGAAGACACTATCTTTCaattgtaatgtactgtaattcaGTAATTGCTTACCTATTTCTTCCCCTTTATTTCTATGCCCACTTTAGTCTTAATTCCCCCAAAATGTATTAATTCTGATAATGTAATCTTGACTCCATTAAAACGATAAATTGCAGAGTAGCTTTTGGTACATGTATTCTTTAGCTACTTTTGCCTTTTAACTTATCCCACTGCCCACTCCAATGGTGCAATACCATCTGAGCTTTGGAGAGGTCAAGGGGTTAACTCCCATGCGTGTATATAGTTCATGTTTAGTGTTTTCACCTGTTTAGTACATTTTGTAAACCATCCGAGTAGTGTAACATTGAGGTTCATTTAAGGCTATTTATCATCCCTTCTGAACATCTTTTGTTTTTCATATTAATGTTATTTTTAATCAACAATACCAATGAAGGAGTATGATCTGACATGCTTGGATTATAAACTGTCTACATACTTAGAAAATGCCTGACACTTTTATAATGGGAaattattaaaatacaattttgcCTTAATTATAAGTATGAGCACattaatatttttttgttgttttttataaGGCTGCCACCATAATGTGCCTTGCTACAGTCCGATCATAAAGGTCAGATATGTGTAGCCGTGGGGCTCCGGgccagagatatatatatataatgatattTTAGACCAGTAGGATGTATTGGGAATTCATTAATGTATTGGGAATTTCATTAATTGATAGAGTTCAATCATGTTGTTTCTGATTAGTTATATAATAAATAGTATTACCTTACACAGTGATTTTGTTTTGTACTTTCCTTATTGTCTCATTATATTTGCTTGATCATAATGTCACAAGAGGGAGACACATTACACTAACACAAAGAGGTTGGTATAGTTGCTCAAAGGATCATGGGGAAACCCCTTGGGTTGTTTTTACTGTGTTCTAACTGACTGCCGGGATCTCTCAataagctggggggggggggtcttgatTAAGTGTTTACTTTGTGAAGGTGTTATCTTGAATCAACAGAAAAGAACAGTTGAGCCATTACCAGAACAGTCAAGGTTCCCAGAGTTTTAATCTAATATTTAATATCTTTGGAACCATTAACAGTATTTACTTGGACTGTATATTAGGTTTTACAGTGGGCATAAACAGTGTTTACATCTTGCAATTTTTACTCGCCATGCAAAGACCTCAATGACATCTCTAAATCTCCATCCATGTGTGATATCTCACAGCACAGATCTCACAGATGGGAAGGGGGTCCAGGTTGTTTGGATCTGATCTCCTTAGGCTGCGTTAACACAGGCAACccgattctgatattttttccactaattggaaGGGATACTGGatcgatagaggtagata containing:
- the LOC115164281 gene encoding vesicle-associated membrane protein 8 isoform X2, with the translated sequence MYNDLGEVVEQDKVKTLQSQVDGVKDIMTQNVDRILARGERLDDLMGKSEDLQAGAQNFKHTSQKVARSYWWKNMKLWVVIVVIVLVIILIIVLLATGVIPTSSPAPPLPTPTKAQ
- the LOC115164281 gene encoding vesicle-associated membrane protein 8 isoform X1 — translated: MYNDLEQGEVVEQDKVKTLQSQVDGVKDIMTQNVDRILARGERLDDLMGKSEDLQAGAQNFKHTSQKVARSYWWKNMKLWVVIVVIVLVIILIIVLLATGVIPTSSPAPPLPTPTKAQ